Proteins encoded within one genomic window of Desulfonatronospira thiodismutans ASO3-1:
- the nadC gene encoding carboxylating nicotinate-nucleotide diphosphorylase, which yields MKKQNDFENFFHAGIMDHLEALIRLALQEDGQDLTSMAVFSPEDKCLAVIKARQKTLVAGLPLVQIILNKIAGESRPEFMVQEGDLVDPNTPVVNIRGGTCKILRAERIILNFMARLSGIANLTRAYIQKIQDTDVKLLDTRKTTPGHRYLEKYAVRLGGGMNHRMDLEEMLMLKDNHIDQAGSIEKAVQILRNTYQPCPPVEVECRSVDDVREAVRAGSDRIMLDNMGMDEIRFSLKITRQAGVESEISGGVNLDNIRDLALLGPTYISVGALTHSAVAADFSMNMEI from the coding sequence ATGAAAAAACAAAACGACTTTGAAAACTTTTTTCACGCCGGGATCATGGATCACCTGGAGGCCCTGATCAGACTCGCCCTTCAGGAAGATGGACAGGATCTGACCTCCATGGCCGTATTCAGTCCAGAAGACAAATGCCTGGCTGTCATCAAGGCCAGACAGAAGACCCTGGTTGCAGGACTCCCCCTGGTCCAGATCATACTGAACAAAATAGCCGGTGAAAGCCGGCCGGAATTTATGGTCCAGGAAGGAGACCTTGTGGACCCGAACACCCCGGTGGTGAACATCAGGGGCGGCACATGCAAAATCCTTCGGGCTGAGAGAATAATTCTGAACTTCATGGCCAGACTTTCGGGGATCGCCAACCTTACCCGGGCCTATATCCAGAAAATCCAAGATACTGATGTCAAACTCCTGGATACCAGGAAAACCACCCCCGGGCATCGCTACCTGGAAAAGTACGCCGTACGCCTGGGCGGAGGCATGAACCATCGCATGGACCTGGAAGAAATGCTCATGCTCAAGGACAACCATATCGACCAGGCCGGGAGCATAGAAAAGGCTGTGCAGATACTCCGCAATACTTACCAGCCTTGTCCGCCTGTAGAAGTGGAATGCCGCAGTGTGGATGACGTGCGCGAGGCGGTCAGGGCTGGATCAGATAGAATCATGCTGGACAACATGGGTATGGATGAAATAAGATTCTCACTTAAAATAACCAGGCAGGCCGGGGTGGAAAGCGAGATCAGCGGAGGCGTAAACCTGGACAATATACGGGATCTGGCCCTTCTTGGCCCAACATACATATCCGTGGGCGCCCTGACCCACTCGGCCGTTGCCGCGGATTTCAGCATGAATATGGAAATCTGA
- a CDS encoding geranylgeranyl reductase family protein: MSKLYDVIIIGCGPAGATAALLLAAKGMDVAVLDKKSFPRFKLCAGMLTQKTLDQCSLFYPELAHELKKRDIIRHVSSQYAISTGKKRLYTGSSKYSYVLVDRESYDQLWHEKVRETGASVYREQIVRVDIPESRVTAKNGRVFRGRFILGADGGSSRVRKTLALEKVVRPPWSKGSALALETFVSRQQAGFPDFPELFTGIVPDGYAWSFPGASRQRLGICSAVVKDGRELRKIMLDLLAGQGVHLDEKEIRGHVLPYGDYEKTPGFQNILLLGDAAGMADPLLGEGIYYAHATGGLAARAVEECWSRNDRTADVYSSLLSDIIRDMRIKWFMRKAGLGLLPLLQLRSLRPCLDFILPRLEHMIHKR; encoded by the coding sequence ATGAGCAAACTGTATGACGTCATAATTATCGGCTGCGGCCCCGCTGGAGCCACTGCTGCGCTGTTGCTGGCCGCAAAGGGAATGGATGTCGCCGTCCTGGACAAGAAATCCTTTCCCAGGTTCAAGCTCTGCGCCGGCATGCTCACCCAAAAGACCCTTGACCAGTGCAGCTTATTTTATCCTGAACTTGCTCATGAGCTTAAAAAGAGGGATATCATAAGACATGTTTCCAGTCAGTATGCCATAAGTACTGGGAAAAAACGCTTATACACAGGCAGTTCTAAGTATTCCTACGTCCTGGTGGACAGGGAAAGCTATGACCAGCTGTGGCATGAAAAGGTCAGGGAAACAGGGGCTTCTGTATACAGGGAACAGATCGTCCGGGTGGACATTCCTGAATCCCGGGTTACTGCCAAAAACGGCAGGGTGTTCAGGGGACGTTTCATCCTGGGTGCGGACGGCGGATCCAGCCGGGTGCGCAAGACCCTGGCCCTGGAAAAGGTGGTCCGTCCTCCCTGGAGCAAAGGCTCAGCCCTGGCCTTAGAGACTTTTGTATCCAGGCAACAGGCAGGCTTTCCCGATTTTCCGGAGCTTTTTACAGGCATTGTCCCGGATGGCTATGCCTGGTCCTTTCCCGGGGCCTCAAGGCAGAGATTGGGCATCTGCTCGGCTGTGGTCAAGGACGGCCGCGAGCTCAGAAAGATTATGCTGGATCTGCTTGCCGGGCAAGGAGTTCATCTGGATGAAAAGGAAATCAGGGGGCATGTCCTGCCTTACGGGGACTATGAAAAGACCCCTGGATTTCAGAATATTCTGCTCCTGGGAGATGCAGCCGGAATGGCTGATCCCCTCCTGGGGGAAGGGATTTACTATGCACACGCCACAGGCGGGCTGGCAGCCAGGGCCGTTGAGGAGTGCTGGTCCAGGAATGACAGGACTGCGGATGTGTATTCCAGCCTGCTGTCGGATATAATCAGGGATATGCGTATTAAATGGTTCATGCGCAAGGCCGGTCTGGGGCTGCTGCCCCTGCTGCAGTTACGCTCCCTGCGTCCCTGCCTTGATTTTATCCTGCCCCGCCTGGAGCACATGATACATAAAAGGTAA
- the nadB gene encoding L-aspartate oxidase has translation MSDTTLETRVLIIGSGIAGCTAALHLARKGRDVLLVCSGLSMDDGNSALAQGGIVYKAPEDTPDLMENDILTAGWNYNHLQAVRYLCLRGPEVVQKILIEDLQVPFDSLNGSFHLTREGGHSLARVLHCADYTGRAIMDAYIKAVKKEPNIKVLTGHTAVDLLTTHHHCTRKEIRYHLNNRCMGAYVLEQATGNVLKVLADYTILASGGMGQIYLNTTNCRLSLGSAVSMGHRAGARMMNLEFIQFHPTALFHRGPRKFLITEALRGEGAFLVNARGEPFMHKYDSRKDLAPRDIVTRAIVDEMLATHEDMVFLDAATHIQNPDKRFPTIHKKCLELGIDIRDQLIPVVPAAHYFCGGILVDTTGRTTIERLFAAGECACTGVHGANRLASTSLLEALLWGQTIAETIASRLGARSRLSQKTKASVPDWKFLGNKQNEDPVLIAQDWATIKNTMWNYVGINRTRPRLQRGFEDMRNLNKRLHDFYRETPISQPLVELFHGCYSAYLITTAALRNKQSLGCHQRNEE, from the coding sequence ATGTCGGATACCACTCTGGAAACCCGGGTACTGATCATCGGTTCCGGTATAGCCGGATGCACTGCAGCCCTTCACCTGGCACGCAAAGGGCGGGATGTCCTGCTGGTCTGCTCCGGCTTATCCATGGATGACGGCAACTCTGCACTGGCCCAGGGAGGGATAGTCTACAAGGCCCCTGAAGACACCCCTGACCTCATGGAAAACGACATTCTTACGGCTGGATGGAATTACAATCACCTCCAGGCGGTCCGCTACCTGTGTCTTAGAGGCCCGGAAGTGGTGCAAAAAATTCTCATCGAGGACCTGCAGGTGCCCTTTGACAGCCTGAACGGTTCTTTTCATCTTACCCGTGAAGGAGGGCACAGCCTGGCCAGGGTCCTTCACTGCGCCGACTATACCGGCCGGGCCATAATGGACGCCTATATCAAGGCCGTAAAAAAGGAGCCCAATATAAAGGTGCTTACCGGTCATACCGCAGTTGACCTGCTCACCACTCATCACCACTGCACCCGCAAGGAAATCAGGTACCATCTGAACAACCGGTGCATGGGGGCTTATGTCCTGGAGCAGGCCACCGGCAATGTTCTCAAGGTCCTGGCGGACTACACCATTCTGGCCTCCGGAGGTATGGGCCAGATCTATCTCAATACCACCAACTGCAGGCTTTCCCTGGGTTCAGCCGTATCCATGGGCCACCGGGCCGGGGCCAGAATGATGAACCTGGAGTTCATCCAGTTCCACCCCACTGCCCTTTTTCACCGCGGACCTCGCAAATTTCTCATTACAGAAGCCCTGCGCGGCGAGGGTGCATTCCTGGTCAATGCCCGCGGAGAACCCTTTATGCACAAGTACGATTCCCGAAAAGACCTGGCTCCCAGGGATATCGTCACCAGGGCCATTGTGGATGAAATGCTCGCCACACACGAGGATATGGTTTTCCTGGATGCTGCAACGCACATTCAGAACCCGGACAAGAGATTTCCCACCATTCACAAGAAATGCCTGGAACTGGGCATAGACATACGCGATCAGCTTATCCCTGTGGTGCCAGCGGCCCATTATTTCTGCGGGGGAATCCTGGTGGACACAACAGGAAGAACAACCATAGAAAGGCTTTTTGCCGCCGGCGAATGCGCCTGTACCGGGGTACACGGTGCCAATCGCCTGGCCAGCACCTCCCTTCTGGAAGCCCTGCTCTGGGGTCAGACCATCGCCGAAACCATAGCCTCCAGGCTTGGCGCAAGATCCAGGCTAAGCCAGAAAACAAAGGCCTCTGTGCCGGACTGGAAGTTTCTGGGCAACAAGCAGAACGAAGATCCGGTACTCATTGCCCAGGACTGGGCCACCATCAAGAATACCATGTGGAATTATGTGGGAATAAACAGGACCAGGCCCAGGCTGCAGCGAGGCTTTGAGGACATGCGCAACCTGAACAAGAGACTGCACGATTTCTACAGGGAAACACCAATTTCACAGCCCCTGGTGGAGCTTTTCCACGGGTGTTACTCAGCTTATCTCATAACCACCGCGGCCCTGCGCAACAAGCAGAGCCTGGGCTGTCATCAGAGAAACGAGGAGTAA